A region of Paenibacillus sp. 37 DNA encodes the following proteins:
- a CDS encoding DUF1349 domain-containing protein, which translates to MTNLFEHCSGQTLSANLGWLNEPADWSVEDGKVTITVSPVSDFFIDPGGDPVKASAPFLHTIIKGDFSIVTQVQVDMKEQYDSGCLMVMVDDTNWAKVCFEFFEEQPSILSVVTRGNSDDCVSSPIDVSKPYLRVARAGSSFAFHYSQDGEKWKLVRYFGLDCPEEIKVGIVAQSPIGQGTTVTFADVRLQHGLTGSVRRVE; encoded by the coding sequence ATGACGAATCTATTCGAACATTGTTCAGGTCAAACATTATCTGCAAACCTGGGATGGCTGAACGAGCCAGCAGATTGGTCCGTTGAAGACGGCAAAGTAACGATAACCGTTTCGCCAGTCAGTGACTTTTTCATTGATCCGGGAGGTGACCCGGTGAAAGCCTCAGCTCCTTTTTTACATACAATAATCAAGGGAGATTTCAGCATCGTCACTCAAGTACAGGTGGACATGAAAGAACAGTATGACTCGGGCTGTCTGATGGTGATGGTGGACGATACGAATTGGGCTAAAGTCTGCTTTGAATTTTTTGAAGAACAGCCGTCCATTCTTAGTGTTGTGACCCGTGGTAACTCGGATGATTGTGTATCATCCCCTATAGATGTCAGCAAGCCTTATTTACGTGTAGCCCGCGCAGGCAGCAGCTTTGCTTTCCATTATTCCCAAGATGGTGAGAAGTGGAAGCTGGTACGTTATTTTGGCCTCGATTGCCCCGAAGAGATCAAAGTTGGCATTGTGGCCCAATCCCCAATCGGGCAAGGGACCACAGTTACTTTTGCAGATGTACGGCTTCAACATGGACTGACCGGAAGTGTACGCCGAGTAGAATAA
- a CDS encoding carbohydrate ABC transporter permease encodes MYRVRHKTSDLLYSIFRYALVIGISFIILYPLFLKVSVAFKDKQDIYNPTIYMIPQHFTLDNIRLAAQVMDYLPLLANTLLFVTITTLLTAMSCALAGYGFARFSFPGSNVLFVLVILTILVPTSTLMVPMYLHFRSFDFMGMIQLFTGKNGINLLNTYWPSMITAATAGGLKAGLFIYIFRQFFKGMPKEIEEAALIDGAGGFKTFAQIMLPNAISPLITVILFSFVWQYNDTFYSALFMSESPLISLKVASLPAQANQLIPQLMGFGSNSGIKADPNYVAMIVDTGILLAIAPLIILYLFVQRYFVESIERSGVVG; translated from the coding sequence ATGTATCGGGTGCGACACAAAACATCAGACCTTCTCTATTCCATTTTCAGATATGCACTGGTCATCGGAATTTCATTTATTATTTTATATCCGTTATTTCTCAAAGTTTCAGTTGCGTTCAAGGACAAACAGGATATCTACAATCCAACGATTTATATGATTCCTCAGCACTTTACGCTGGATAATATTCGGCTAGCGGCGCAAGTGATGGATTACCTGCCTCTGCTGGCGAACACGTTATTGTTTGTTACCATCACAACGCTTCTGACAGCCATGTCCTGTGCGCTTGCAGGTTACGGCTTTGCCCGGTTTTCTTTTCCAGGCAGCAATGTGCTCTTTGTCCTGGTCATTCTCACCATTCTGGTGCCCACAAGCACGCTTATGGTGCCGATGTATCTGCATTTCCGCAGCTTTGATTTTATGGGCATGATCCAGTTGTTCACGGGAAAGAATGGCATCAATCTGCTGAATACGTATTGGCCCTCCATGATTACGGCGGCTACGGCAGGTGGGCTAAAGGCAGGGTTGTTCATCTATATTTTCCGTCAGTTCTTCAAGGGTATGCCAAAGGAAATTGAGGAGGCCGCCCTGATTGACGGTGCTGGTGGATTCAAAACATTTGCTCAAATCATGCTGCCCAATGCGATCTCACCGCTGATTACGGTCATTCTGTTCTCATTTGTGTGGCAGTACAACGATACGTTCTATTCGGCATTATTCATGAGTGAAAGTCCACTGATCTCACTGAAGGTGGCTTCCTTACCTGCTCAGGCGAACCAGTTAATCCCACAACTGATGGGCTTTGGTTCGAACTCGGGCATCAAGGCAGATCCGAACTATGTGGCGATGATCGTGGATACAGGCATTTTGCTGGCGATTGCACCACTGATTATTTTGTACTTGTTCGTGCAGCGTTATTTTGTGGAGAGCATTGAGCGCTCGGGGGTCGTGGGTTAA
- a CDS encoding MFS transporter: MKKMIFPGIALIAVCYAFGRFSYGLFMPEISEALHLNDAASGAINSGTYIAYCLSLLTAPLLINRKGHHYVIQLAGISAVLGLTGIALSQNAWVLAFSVFLAGLSTGWASPALGNMVNAELAPDLQARGNSWINTGTSFGIVISGPLYWLFTDYWRLTYILFAVIGVVVLLWNRRVIPATKTLPCTKSLWTCMKPTRPGSALLMACLLTGVSSAIYWTFARNFLTDEKGVSDSEAVLFWIVMGVMGILGGCAGRIIERIEIGWSYRIGILLLAISLGVILLPSMAASLISAIIFGSTYIFLTSVFIVWATRLFSPNVSIGISLAFLALGAGQFLGSSMAGYTIEVFSNTTAFLAFAALGLFGLLIRVK, from the coding sequence ATGAAAAAAATGATCTTCCCAGGCATTGCACTTATCGCTGTATGTTATGCATTCGGGAGATTCAGTTATGGATTGTTTATGCCGGAAATTTCGGAAGCCTTACACTTGAATGATGCAGCCTCTGGGGCGATTAACTCAGGAACGTATATTGCCTATTGTCTGTCCCTTCTAACTGCACCCCTGTTGATTAATCGCAAGGGGCATCATTATGTCATTCAATTGGCAGGGATCAGTGCAGTGCTCGGATTAACCGGCATCGCCCTGTCCCAGAATGCATGGGTTCTTGCATTTAGTGTATTTCTAGCTGGTTTGAGTACAGGCTGGGCCTCTCCGGCACTCGGTAACATGGTTAATGCCGAACTTGCACCGGATCTGCAAGCAAGAGGTAACAGCTGGATTAACACAGGGACCAGCTTCGGAATTGTTATATCCGGTCCACTCTACTGGCTGTTCACGGATTACTGGCGTCTAACCTACATCCTGTTTGCTGTGATCGGTGTTGTCGTTCTGCTGTGGAACAGACGTGTCATTCCGGCAACCAAGACACTGCCTTGTACCAAGTCACTCTGGACATGTATGAAACCAACCAGACCCGGGTCTGCTCTTCTGATGGCTTGTCTGTTAACAGGCGTTAGTTCGGCAATCTACTGGACCTTTGCCCGAAACTTCCTCACGGACGAGAAAGGGGTCTCCGATTCGGAAGCCGTGTTGTTCTGGATTGTGATGGGGGTTATGGGGATACTCGGCGGATGCGCTGGACGCATTATTGAACGTATTGAGATTGGGTGGTCCTACCGGATAGGTATCCTTTTATTGGCTATCTCGCTGGGGGTAATCCTTCTTCCATCCATGGCGGCAAGTCTGATCTCTGCGATCATATTTGGCAGCACATATATTTTCCTGACCAGTGTATTTATCGTTTGGGCAACGCGACTATTCAGTCCGAATGTATCGATTGGGATCAGCCTTGCCTTTCTCGCGCTGGGGGCTGGACAATTCCTTGGCTCCTCCATGGCAGGTTACACGATTGAAGTGTTTTCCAATACAACGGCATTTCTGGCCTTTGCTGCACTCGGCCTGTTCGGATTGTTAATTCGAGTGAAATAA
- a CDS encoding glycosyl hydrolase produces the protein MTVRMINSAPVNEAATFEARELMAFLVERYGKGMLSGQQDYSNLNWINENTGRKPAVIGFDLMEYSPSRTERGAVSQEIRDAIAWHHQGGIVTLCWHWNAPTNLIDEPGKEWWRGFYTDATTYDLSSALADTESEAYQLLIRDIDAIAVHLQELKDAVVPVLFRPLHEAEGGWFWWGAKGPEPAIQLYRLLYNRLVHEHKLHNLIWVWNSEKQEWYPGDDVVDIVSVDVYPEAGDHSPLAARYANLRELVKDNKIIALAENGSIPDPKQMKEQDVHWSWFCTWTGGFLKDGAHNEVAFLKEVYNSEEIITLDQLPKWSWL, from the coding sequence ATGACGGTACGTATGATCAACAGTGCTCCGGTGAATGAAGCAGCGACATTCGAAGCCAGAGAACTAATGGCGTTCCTGGTCGAGCGTTATGGGAAAGGGATGTTGTCAGGTCAGCAGGACTACAGCAATCTGAACTGGATTAATGAAAATACAGGGCGGAAACCGGCTGTGATTGGATTCGATCTCATGGAATATTCGCCATCAAGAACAGAGCGCGGCGCGGTCTCTCAGGAGATTCGGGATGCCATTGCATGGCACCATCAAGGGGGAATCGTGACGCTATGCTGGCACTGGAATGCACCTACGAATCTGATCGATGAACCGGGCAAGGAGTGGTGGCGGGGGTTTTATACGGATGCGACTACCTATGATCTGAGTTCAGCGCTGGCTGATACTGAATCGGAAGCATATCAGTTATTGATCCGGGATATCGACGCGATTGCAGTTCACTTGCAAGAGTTGAAAGATGCTGTTGTGCCCGTGTTATTCCGACCGCTGCACGAAGCCGAAGGTGGATGGTTCTGGTGGGGAGCGAAAGGCCCCGAACCTGCCATACAGTTGTATAGGTTGTTGTATAATCGATTAGTGCACGAGCACAAGCTGCACAATCTCATCTGGGTCTGGAACTCGGAAAAACAGGAATGGTATCCAGGGGATGATGTCGTGGACATTGTGAGTGTAGATGTATACCCGGAAGCAGGAGATCACAGTCCGCTGGCAGCACGTTACGCCAACCTGCGTGAGCTTGTGAAGGACAACAAAATCATTGCACTCGCCGAGAACGGCTCCATCCCTGACCCTAAGCAAATGAAGGAACAGGATGTACACTGGAGTTGGTTCTGTACTTGGACAGGTGGATTTCTGAAAGACGGGGCGCATAATGAAGTGGCGTTTTTGAAGGAAGTGTATAACAGCGAAGAGATTATCACGTTGGATCAGCTACCGAAATGGAGTTGGTTGTAA
- a CDS encoding AraC family transcriptional regulator, producing MNWINALQVAIQYMEDHLLENMTMEQIAAEAHISPFYFQRTFSLLTDITVAEYIRRRRLTLAAHELLQRDVKIIDLALKYGYDTPESFSKAFRRQHGIAPSEVRKNSNAVKSYNRLVIQVSLKGAEPMKYRIVEHPEFTIVGVKQTFSYVDGEHLQGIGKMWQEAWTSGTEDRLFELNNGDIPGLLGVVVDQSEIQDKQMQYWIATAYDGEVPDGFSTFTMPASKWSVFEVEGPMPESMQLLWKQIIAEWFPSNPYEHAYMPELEVYPGPNQPPQIWIPIK from the coding sequence ATGAACTGGATCAACGCATTACAGGTCGCTATTCAATATATGGAAGACCACTTGCTTGAAAATATGACGATGGAGCAGATTGCCGCAGAGGCTCATATCTCTCCTTTTTATTTTCAACGTACCTTTTCCTTATTAACTGATATTACTGTAGCCGAGTACATAAGACGCAGACGATTGACTTTGGCGGCACATGAGCTACTTCAGCGTGATGTTAAAATTATCGATTTGGCGCTTAAATATGGTTACGATACACCAGAATCTTTCTCCAAAGCCTTTCGGAGACAACATGGAATCGCACCCAGTGAGGTTCGAAAGAATAGTAACGCTGTCAAATCGTATAATCGTTTGGTTATTCAAGTGAGTCTAAAAGGAGCTGAACCGATGAAATATAGAATCGTTGAACATCCTGAATTTACTATCGTAGGGGTGAAGCAGACTTTCTCATATGTAGATGGAGAACATCTGCAAGGCATCGGGAAGATGTGGCAGGAAGCGTGGACGAGCGGTACAGAGGATCGTTTGTTTGAACTGAACAACGGGGATATTCCAGGGTTACTTGGCGTCGTTGTGGATCAGAGCGAAATACAGGATAAACAGATGCAATACTGGATTGCTACGGCTTACGATGGTGAGGTACCTGATGGATTTTCAACCTTCACCATGCCTGCTTCCAAATGGAGTGTATTTGAAGTAGAAGGCCCGATGCCGGAGAGCATGCAGCTTCTGTGGAAACAGATTATTGCGGAATGGTTTCCATCCAACCCTTATGAGCACGCATATATGCCGGAGCTGGAAGTATACCCGGGCCCCAATCAACCGCCACAAATCTGGATACCGATTAAATAA
- a CDS encoding YdcF family protein has product MIKKFLHKNGLIIDLVLLACFVAFLAFWGQRFAVMFFGMITVAFIVLRRIDYQKHVILKRIILTGFGVVAVSFVIIEALVFTQLGANDPEEADYVIILGSGIRGTELSLTLKQRLDASLNYIRSHPQTPVIVSGGQGPGESIPEALAMKNYLIEQGINPAQVIMEDRSTSTQENLAFSKKIILESGLEHPEIMIVTSDYHMFRSKYIAAKNGYAAEYGISAPSPGYLKPVNMIREYFATIKTFI; this is encoded by the coding sequence TTGATAAAAAAGTTCTTACACAAAAATGGACTGATCATTGATCTTGTCCTGTTGGCATGTTTTGTGGCATTTCTGGCCTTCTGGGGCCAACGATTTGCAGTCATGTTTTTTGGAATGATCACGGTGGCTTTTATCGTGCTAAGACGGATTGACTATCAGAAGCATGTTATTCTGAAACGGATTATCCTTACCGGATTTGGCGTGGTTGCCGTCTCTTTTGTCATTATTGAAGCACTTGTATTCACACAGCTTGGTGCGAATGATCCGGAAGAAGCGGACTATGTCATTATCCTGGGTTCAGGCATCCGTGGAACGGAATTGTCATTGACCCTGAAACAAAGGTTAGATGCAAGTCTGAACTACATTCGTAGTCACCCTCAGACACCAGTCATTGTATCGGGTGGACAGGGACCTGGAGAATCGATTCCCGAAGCGCTCGCCATGAAAAACTATCTGATTGAACAGGGGATTAACCCCGCCCAAGTGATTATGGAAGATCGCTCCACAAGTACACAGGAGAATTTGGCCTTTTCCAAAAAAATCATTCTTGAATCCGGGTTAGAGCACCCTGAGATCATGATTGTCACCAGTGACTATCATATGTTCCGTTCCAAATACATCGCTGCCAAGAATGGTTATGCAGCAGAATACGGCATATCGGCTCCGTCACCGGGTTATCTGAAACCCGTCAACATGATCCGTGAATATTTTGCTACGATCAAAACATTTATCTAA
- a CDS encoding nucleotidyltransferase family protein yields MLYKDPFIQTIIKHEQLMHDLRRVRGLHLPQCYIGAGYIRNYIWDVLHGYAVRELHSDIDVVYYDASDLREERDIQLECQLRELTGNAKWSVKNQARMHLRNGTDPYLSTEDALRYWPEVVTAIAVQLDEEDRVNICAPHGLHDLYHLIVRKSPFFTDADYYNQRVQKKRWQEQWPKLTIITA; encoded by the coding sequence ATGTTATATAAGGACCCATTCATTCAGACGATCATCAAACACGAGCAATTAATGCATGATCTGCGGAGAGTCCGAGGTCTCCATTTGCCACAATGTTACATAGGTGCAGGATATATTCGCAATTATATCTGGGATGTTCTGCATGGATATGCTGTTCGCGAGCTGCACAGTGATATTGATGTTGTCTATTATGATGCGTCAGACCTGCGTGAGGAAAGAGACATACAGTTGGAGTGTCAGCTCCGTGAGTTGACAGGCAATGCCAAGTGGTCGGTCAAAAATCAGGCGAGAATGCATCTGCGCAATGGCACAGATCCTTATCTTTCTACTGAAGATGCTCTTCGCTATTGGCCAGAAGTTGTGACTGCTATAGCAGTACAGTTGGATGAAGAAGATCGGGTTAACATCTGCGCTCCGCATGGTTTGCATGATCTGTATCACCTTATAGTCCGCAAAAGTCCATTCTTCACGGATGCTGACTATTATAATCAGAGAGTACAGAAGAAGCGCTGGCAGGAACAATGGCCGAAACTAACGATAATAACAGCTTGA
- a CDS encoding TetR/AcrR family transcriptional regulator has translation MSSKKEMLLNVAEELFYLHGFHSIGLKRIITDAGIAIMTLYNHFESKDDLIVQVLLRREQRYLEQLRQYANNKEQPMFLNLAEGHVTWLKEHESRGCLFLRAKEEFGGHTDHIIVQTVNAHKRHMRTLIQTLAPAASDRDLLRFSLLLEGSTALAETENVNEVCRELIHMTQTSFK, from the coding sequence ATGAGCAGCAAAAAAGAAATGCTTTTGAACGTGGCTGAAGAATTATTCTATCTTCATGGCTTCCATTCCATTGGCTTAAAGCGAATTATCACGGATGCCGGGATCGCTATCATGACGTTATATAACCACTTTGAGTCCAAGGATGATCTCATCGTCCAAGTACTCCTGCGGCGCGAACAGCGTTATTTGGAACAGCTCCGGCAATATGCAAACAATAAAGAGCAACCCATGTTTCTCAATCTGGCTGAAGGACATGTAACTTGGCTAAAAGAACACGAATCAAGAGGGTGCTTGTTCTTACGCGCCAAGGAAGAATTCGGAGGTCACACTGACCATATCATCGTCCAGACAGTGAATGCGCATAAAAGACATATGAGAACATTAATCCAAACATTGGCGCCTGCTGCAAGTGATCGAGATCTGTTGCGATTTTCCCTGCTGCTGGAAGGTTCTACGGCACTTGCTGAGACAGAAAATGTAAATGAAGTCTGCCGTGAATTGATCCATATGACGCAAACCAGTTTCAAATAA